Proteins found in one Deltaproteobacteria bacterium genomic segment:
- a CDS encoding patatin-like phospholipase family protein — MFQKAKIGVALGAGGARGLAHIGVLKAMERAGIRISFLSGSSIGAIIGGLYAYYLSAAELEGVIPKILNTELFRKAGLPLIRKAFHDRPETLSQR, encoded by the coding sequence ATGTTCCAAAAAGCAAAGATTGGTGTGGCTCTGGGGGCTGGCGGAGCCCGGGGGCTGGCCCATATTGGCGTGCTCAAGGCCATGGAACGCGCCGGTATCAGGATCTCCTTCTTATCCGGTTCCAGTATCGGCGCCATTATTGGAGGGTTGTATGCTTACTATCTGAGTGCGGCCGAGCTGGAAGGCGTTATTCCGAAAATCCTGAACACGGAGCTCTTCCGCAAGGCAGGTTTGCCGCTGATACGCAAGGCCTTCCACGACCGACCTGAAACTCTTTCCCAGCGT